Proteins found in one Homalodisca vitripennis isolate AUS2020 chromosome 4, UT_GWSS_2.1, whole genome shotgun sequence genomic segment:
- the LOC124361375 gene encoding stress protein DDR48-like: MGHRGVCVVTNPFLVAVHSGIGVIIRFYYSGSLQAHANSIPCKISICDRGDDLLPVAPCENQYRNDNLAGASNEYLAGASNDNLAGASNDNLAGASNDNLAGASNDNLAGASNDNLAGASNDNLAGASNDNLAGASNDNLAGASNDNLAGASNDNLAGASNDNLAGASNDNLAGASNDNLAGASNDNLTGASNDNLTGASNDNLAGASNENLAGASNDNLAGASNDNLAGANIDNLASASNDNLAGASNDNLAGASNDNLAGASNDNLAGASNDNFAGAYGFPSPVSYFVKKSV; this comes from the exons ATGGGCCATAGAGGCGTGTGCGTGGTGACGAATCCGTTTCTAGTTGCTGTACATAGCG GGATTGGTGTAATTATACGATTTTACTACTCGGGGAGCCTGCAGGCCCACGCTAACagcattccttgtaaaatatctataTGTGACAGGGGTGACGATCTCCTGCCTGTGGCTCCTTGCGAAAACCAGTACCG TAATGACAATTTAGCGGGTGCCAGTAATGAATATTTAGCCGGTGCCAGTAATGACAATTTAGCGGGTGCCAGTAATGACAATTTAGCGGGTGCCAGTAATGACAATTTAGCGGGTGCCAGTAATGACAATTTAGCGGGTGCCAGTAATGACAATTTAGCCGGTGCCAGTAATGACAATTTAGCGGGTGCCAGTAATGACAATTTAGCGGGTGCCAGTAATGACAATTTAGCGGGTGCCAGTAATGACAATTTAGCGGGTGCCAGTAATGACAATTTAGCGGGTGCCAGTAATGACAATTTAGCCGGTGCCAGTAATGACAATTTAGCGGGTGCCAGTAATGACAATTTAGCGGGTGCCAGTAATGACAATTTAACGGGTGCAAGTAATGACAATTTAACAGGTGCAAGTAATGACAATTTAGCGGGTGCCAGTAATGAAAATTTAGCGGGTGCCAGTAATGACAATTTAGCGGGTGCCAGTAATGACAATTTAGCGGGTGCCAATATTGACAATTTAGCGAGTGCCAGTAATGACAATTTAGCGGGTGCCAGTAATGACAATTTAGCGGGTGCCAGTAATGACAATTTAGCGGGTGCCAGTAATGACAATTTAGCCGGTGCCAGTAATGACAATTTTGCAGGTGCCTATGGTTTCCCGTCTCCGGTGAGCTACTTTGTCAAGAAAAGTGTGTAA